The Natrarchaeobius halalkaliphilus DNA segment GGCGGATGCAACGGTGATGGAAGCAACGCAGCGGATGCGCGAAACGGAGATCAACGCGCTCGTCGTCCGAACGTCTCCGCGGGCGATAATCAGCAGTACGGACGTACTCGACGCCGTCGCCGAAGGGCAGGACGTCACCGAACTGGTCGTCTCGGACGTGATGACGACCGATGTCGAGACCGCGGCTCCGGACCTCTACATGGAGGAGGTCGCCGCGATGATGACGACGTACGGCATCAAACACCTGCCCGTCGTCGACGACGACTACGTCGGGATGATCTCGTCGACCGACGTCACCGCTCACCTGTCCTGATCGACCGAGCTCCCTCGACCGGGTGGTTGAGCCACCCACCTACTCGAGCGATTTTGCCCGATTTTGGAAGTCGCCGCCACAGTCGTCACACGTTCCGGGATGGGTCTCCGCCGTGACGATCGTTCCGCATTGAAGACACTCGAACTCGGAGTCGATGTCAGCCGTATCGCCTTCGACATCCTGTTCGTGGGGCATACATCGTCCATCGGTCGCCGCCGACAAGAAATGCAGGATACGAAAGATACCGTGACAGTATTCTGTGTCATATCCTCTCGCTGTCGACGCGAGTGAAGACCCACTCGAGGGTCACTGCGAGAGGATCACGACGGTACGGACGTGAAATCACATATTTACTACTAATTGGGTAAATGTTTTGTTCATCGGCATCCGTTCTCGAGTATGAACGCGATCGCTGTCGAGCCCGGAACGGGTTCGCCCGTTCTCGTAGAGCGCCCTCGTCCCGAACCGGAATCCGGCGAAGCGCTCGTCCGAACGCTTCGCGTGGGAGTCGACGGAACGGATCACGAGGTCATCGCGGGTCATCACGGCGAGGTTCCCGACGGAGAGGACCGACTCGTCCTGGGTCACGAGGCGGTCGGCGTCGTCGAGGATCCGAACGACACGTCCCTCGAGGAAGGACAGTACGTGGTTCCGACGGTTCGACGCCCGCCGGCCGGACTCGACAACGAGTACTTCGAGCACGACGAGCCCGATATGGCACCGGCCGGCGAGTACGTCGAACGCGGTATCGCCGGCGCGCACGGGTTCATGGCGGAGTACGTCACGAGCCCCGAGGAGTATCTCGTCCCCGTTCCCGCGGAACTGGCACCGCTCGGGTTTCTCGTCGAACCGATCAGCATCACGGAGAAAGCGATCGAACACGCCGTCGCCAGTCGCTCGGCGTTCGAGTGGGAGCCGGAATCCGCGCTCGTCCTCGGAAACGGGTCGCTCGGATTGCTCACGCTCGCGATGTTCGAGACGGTTCTTGGCATCGATCGCACCTACTGCCTCGGCCGCCGGGATCGGCCCGACCCGACGATCGATATTATCGACGACCTCGGCTCGACGTACGTCGACTCCCGTGAAACGCCGGTTTCCGAGATTCAATCGACTCACGAGGCAGTCGATATCGTCTACGAGGCGACCGGCTACCCGAAACACGCCTTCGAAACGGTCGATGCACTCGCTCCGAACGGCGTGGGCGTCCTGCTCGGCGTCCCCGAACCCTGGACGTTCGAGATCGACGGTGGCCGCCTGCACCGGGAGATGGTGCTACACAACAAGGCGCTGATCGGCACCGTCAACTCCCATCGCGGGCACTTCGAAGCCGCCGTCGATACGCTCGCACAGCTCCCCGACCGGGTTACCGACGACCTCGTAACCGGCATCTACGACCTCGAGAACTACGAGTCCGCATTCGAGACGAACGACGGCGTCATCAAGACCGCCGTCGAGTTCGATCAACTCTGACAGTCGTCCTCGAGAACCGGTCGCTGGCGGCTCCGTTGACCGTTCGGGGACCTGACCGGTGCACGGATGGTAACTATTACTATTGCACGAGTAAGTACCGTAGACATGGGCGTCGATTACTCTACACTCCACGATCCGAACGCCGAGTACACGATGCGCGAACTCTCGGCGGAGTCGATGAACGTCACTCGAGAGCGCGGCGGCGGACGCGACGTCGAGATCACGGACATCCAGACGACGATGGTCGACGGGAACTTCCCGTGGACGCTCGTGCGAATCTACACCGACGCCGGAATCGTCGGCACCGGAGAGGCCTACTGGGGCGCCGGCGCGCCCGAGCTTGTCGAGCGCATGAAGCCGTTTCTCCGGGGGGAGAACCCGCTCGATATCGACCGGCTGACCGAACACCTCGTCCAGAAGATGTCCGGCGAGGGCTCGATCGGCGGCGTTACCGTCACCGCGATCGCCGGCATCGAGGTCGCACTGCACGACCTCGCCGGAAAGATCCTCGAGACGCCGGCCTACCAGTTGCTCGGCGGAAAGTACCGCGACGAGGTTCGCGTCTACTGCGACTGTCACACCGAGGAGGAAGCCGATCCCGTCGCCTGTGCCGACGAGGCGGAACGCGTCGTCGAGGAACTGGGTTACGACGCCCTCAAGTTCGACCTCGACGTCCCGTCAGGCCACGAGAAGGATCGCGCGAACCGCCACCTGCGCGACGTCGAGATCGACCACAAAGTCAGCATCGTCGAGGCGGTCACCGAACGCCTGGGTCACCGCGCCGACGTCGCATTCGACTGTCACTGGACGTTCTCCGCGGGGAGTGCAAAGCGACTGGCGAAGCGTCTCGAGGAGTACAACGTCTGGTGGCTCGAAGACCCCGTCCCGCCGGAGAACCACGACGTTCAGCGGGAGGTCACCCAGTCGACGACGACGCCGATTACGGCCGGCGAGAACGTCTACCGGAAACACGGCCAGCGCCGACTCATCGAAGAGCAGGCCGTCGATATCGTCGCTCCCGATATGCCGAAAGTCGGAGGGATGCGCGAGACCCGGAAGATCGCGGATCTGGCGGATCTCTACTACATGCCGGTCGCGATGCACAACGTCTCCTCGCCGGTCGCGACGATGGCGAGCGCCCACGTCGGTGCGGCCATCCCGAACTCGCTCGCCGTGGAGTACCACTCCTACGAACTCGGCTGGTGGGGGGATCTCGTCGAAGAGGACGTCATCGAGGACGGCTACATCGAAATCCCGGAAAGGCCCGGACTCGGCGTCACCCTCGACATGGACGCCGTCGCAGAGCACATGGTCGAGGGCGAGGAACTGTTCGACGAAGAGTAGCTGGTCGAGAGCGACGAACCGTTCGACGATGAGGAACCGTTCGACGTGCAATGATACGGTCTACTGTAAGTCGTTACCGGGGCGACCGCGAGCCGTCCTGCGGTCGCCCCGGTAAAAAGTCACAGCAAACCGTATGACGCCTCGAGAGGCCACTCGAGGGACGAAGCGATCGATTCTGGTTCTCGAGTCGCGACGACCGGTGTCCCGGCCGTCGGTCGAACGATCGCCGGTCCGAGAGATCGGCTGTTTTTCGTGAGTGAGTAAATTTCTTGCATCGGCGTCACGAACGGGGTCGTGATGACCCGATTCCCATCGACGACGCGTGACTCGAGTCGGCGCTCGGTCCGGCGCGAGAACCTAGCCAGGACGACCGGGGGCGACTCCCGATGAGCCAGAAGCGAGCGGTCGAAGACAGGATCGTCGAGAGCGGCGTCCTCGCCGTCCTCCGCGGGGTCGACGAGGATTCGATCGTCCCCGTCGCCCGGGCGATCCACGAGGCCGGCGTCGGCGCACTCGAGGTGACGGCGGATGGAACCCGCGCGGCCGAGAAGATCGCCGCCGTCGACCGCGAACTCGAGGGGACGGAGACGGTCGTCGGTGCGGGGACGGTCCTCGACGCCTCGAGCGCGGAGTCGGTGATCGACGCCGGCGCGTCGTTCGTCGTTTCGCCCCACGTCGACGTCGACGTCGTACGCACCTGCAATCGCCACGGCGTCTTCGTCGCTCCCGGGGTTCTGACGCCGACTGAGGCCGTGACCGCGATGGAAGCCGGCGCGGACGTCCTCAAGATGTTTCCCGCGAAGACCGTCGGACCGGGGCACATCGGCGCACTTCAGGGACCGCTCGGGGGCGTCGACATCATCCCGACCGGCGGCGTCTCGCGCGAGAACGTCGCGGAGTACTTCGACGCCGGCGCGCTGGCGGTCGGCGCGGGTGGCGCGCTCGTCGACTACGACGCCGTTTCCGAGGGCGACATGGATCAGGTTCGCGAGAGCGCGGCGGCGTTCGTCGAGACCGTCGAAGACGCTCGGTCCGACTAGTTTCGATCCGTTCGACGGAGGTTCGTCTCGCTATCATACGGATTACTGTAACGATTTACCGGCGCACCCGCAACCCGGGCGGCGGGTGCGCCGGCAATGATTACAGTAAACCGTATCAAACAACTGCGACACGAGGATTCCGTTTTTCGGTATACGATCGTCAAAACTCAAATCATATCCGTAGCCCGGATACGAGTGATTCCCGACGAGTCGTCCGGAGTTATCGTAGCCGCAGATGAGGGGGAACTCGTGTGGGTGTCGCGCCTAAGCTATTATCTTCCGTTTATATTTGGGAAGCTCCTCTTCAACCCAGCGTAAGCCGGACTGATCTTTGACTGTGTCTATAGACGAATTGTGATCTGGTTCATCTTCGTCAGCACCTGATTCCGTCATCCGCAATTCATTCCTCCGGTTTTTCGCAATGAATTTTGCGACCATTCGAAGCCTCATCTCATTAACTCGCTCGAAAAGAGCACCGGTCATTTCTTCCATATATAGTTCCGCAAACTCGCGAGCAGAGACGTCCTCTTCGGAAGCAATCCGCTTGGCCTCATTTGTTACTTCTTCAATCGTTGTTTTCGATGCCGAATCAAGCGCTACCCGTGCAATGAGATAGTATTCTGGTTCACGCAGATAAACAAAGATATCACGAGTGTCCGAGGAAAGGACCTCTTCAAGTTTCGCTGCAAAATGGGGTAACAGTTGCTTTTTAACACCCTGGAAGACCTCTTCATCAGAAACCAGCTCTGAGTATCTAAGCGGTGGTGCCTCTCGACGAAGCCATTCCTGTTCTTCCCGCTCGGTCAAATCGATACTCATCGGTTGTTAGTTTCAACTACACTACTAGGCCCTTAAAACCTTCTGCCGGCTTCTCATACGGATTACTGTAACGATTTACCGGCATACCCGCCGCCTGGTTCACGGATGCGCCGGCGTTGATTTACAGTAAACCGTATCAGTGGAGATGGATCGATCGGTCAAGCACTTGTTCAACCTGTGCTTTAATGTTCAAAGCCTTATTCGGATCTTTCTGGAAATAGTTGAAGAACCAACTTTCGACGGCGTCTATAGCTGCGTCTGGAATAACCTCGTTCTCATCAGCGACTTTTTTAATAATACCCGCAGCATAATCATGTTCTTCGATCGTATTTTGGTTTGCGGGATCAAATAATAAGGAGATGGGCTTCCTACCGTCTTTGACAGTGATCTTTGAAGTGGTAATGTCAGGAACTGTATCTCCAATCAGACGTATTTCGCCTTCGTTCTTTGAGATTTCGTCTGCGGCTGGTATCTCAGTATGATCAGTTTCTGAATACGGTAGGAAAAAATCCGCAGCAATCGCTGCCTGTTTAGGTTCCAAGTCGACGCGCACAACGACCAGTCCATGATAATCCGCTGTTCCCCGATCAAGCGTGAAATTTGATAGCTTGGTGAGATCAAGGTTTGTACTGTTCCTCTCCGGATTCAACGCGTCCAAAACCGCTTCGATCATCCCATCATAGGTATTCACACCCCGATACACTTCAGACACACCATTGTGTGAATTAATGTAGTGCGAGGAAAGTCGGTACATTACTTCCAAAACCGTGTCTTCATTGCCTCGGGACGGTCGTCCCGCTAACTCACCACCGTTTCCACGGAGCGGACGGTCGATATCGAGGAAGGAATCGTATATTCTCTCCAGGGTTTGGCCTTCATCACAAAAGCTCCCGTTTTTCCATTCGTATGACAGACGCCGGATTTCGTTTACGTCTTCTACTGATGTCTTCTTTTTCAACAGTGAATAGATCCCTTTGCGGGTGTCTTGATCAAGCACTGTCATCGAGCCCGAATTATATTCGAGAGGAACTGAGACAGTGGAGTCTGTGTTGATATTCTTGATAATATCTCGGGTGATAGATATCGGATTAGATCTCATAGAGAGGACGACTGAACGAACAATAAAAAAGATTGGTTTGGGGCTGTGAAAGCGTCCGAATCCGAGTCAATACAGCGTTCGTTCACTGCAGAGTCGACGACATTCACGTCCATCAGAAATCGGATTTCATTCGGAAGATGAACTAACTGCCGGCACTATCCGGATACCGTGTCGGAACGATCCGTTCAGCCGCGAGAAGCGTTCAGTTCTCCGTCGTGTTCGCATCGATGTTACTCCCGTCGACGCTCGAGCGACGCGCCGAGCCCCTCGAGCGCGTCGAAGAAACCGGGGTAGGAGACGTCGACGTGTTCGGCACCCGTAATCGTCGTCTCGCCGTCGGCGACGAGTCCCGCCAGCGCGAGCGTCATGACGATCCGGTGGTCGCCGCGTCCCTCGACGGTCGCACCCTCGAGTCGGGAGTCGCTACCGTGGATCGTCAGCGAGTCGGGTTCTTCGGTCGTCTCGACGCCCATCTTCCCGAGCTCTTCGGCCATCGCGCTCACGCGGTCGGTCTCCTTGTAGCGAACGTGTTCGGCGTTCGTGATCCGGGTGTCGCCGTCGGCGACTGCACCGAGCGTCGCGATCGTCGGCAGGAGGTCCGGCGTGTTTTCGACCGACACCTCGATCCCCTCGAGCGATCCCGTCGTGACGTCGATGGTTCCCGCGTCGCGGTCCCAGTCGACGCTCGCGCCCATTCGGTCGACGATCTCGACGATGGCGGTGTCGCCCTGTGCGCTCGGTTGGGCGCCCTCGATTCGAACGCCGTTCTCACCGGCGATCGCGCCCGCCGCGAGCGGGTAGGATATCGACGAGAAGTCCCCGGGAACGGCGTACTCGCCGCTCTCGGCCCCGTAGCGCTGTCCCCCCTCGACCGCGAAGCCGTCGTCGGTCCGCCGTGCGTCGACGCCGAACGCCTCGAGCAACTCGAGCGTGATATCGACGTACGGCGCGGATTTGAGTTCCGTCTCGAGCGTGAGCTCGAGGCCGTCGTCGGTCACCGCGCCGGCCATCAACAGCGCCGTGACGTACTGCGAGGAGACGTCGCCCGGAATCGAGACCGCATCGCCGGAGATCGGGCCGGTGACGACCAGCGGAGCCTGCCCGTTCGATCGGGTGCTCGCTGCCTGTGCGCCGAGATCGGTGATCGCCTCGAGCAACGGACCCTGGGGCCGCGAGCGAAGCGATTCGTCGCCGGTGAGCACCGACGTTCCGTCGGCCAGCGCAGCAGTCGCGGTGACGAGACGCATCGTCGTTCCGCTGTTATCGCAGTCGATGACGTCCGCGGGGACGCCGGGCGTTCCGTCGAAGCCCTCGATCTCGAGGGTTCCGCCGTCGCGTCGGTCGACGTCACCGCCGAACAGCTCCACCGCCCGGGCGGTCGCGCGGGTGTCCGCGCTCCAGAGCGCGTCCCGAACCGACGTCCGATCGGCGTAGCCGGCCGCGAGGATCGCTCGGTGGGTGTAACTCTTCGACGGCGGTGCCCGGATCGTCCCCTCGACGCTCGAGGGCGAAATCGTGACGTGCATGCTCGGTCTGTGGGGTGGATTCCCTATACCGGTACCGATCCGGCGAATGGTGTCGGATCGGCGCGGGATAAATCGCCGGTCTCGTCGATTGCGGTACCGGCGACCCGCTTCCGTCACTCGAGGGCGGTTCGCCGGTTCGTCTTCCTCGCCGGGATCGAATTCGAACGACGAACGTGCTCGCCCCGTTGGGGGCCGTCGACCGATGCCGCCTGCTTCATACGGTTTAGCGTGTCATAGAATACGTCTCCCTTCCTGACGATTATACAACTCACAATTAGCGTTTAGCCGGAATATCGTTAGCTAGCTGTTTTCTCACGATTAAGACGACGAATCGTGTACAGAAAGAATCATTGTATGACACGGTCAGTTGAAGCTACACTCAGTTGGGAAGTTTGATCGAGTGGTTCACTCTCACTGACGAAGGCTTTCAAGAAAAGTGACCTAAGGCAGACTCGTATCACGGTCTTCTCCTTCTCCTGTTCTTAGTAACACTCAGGTAATGAAACTAGCAATATAGTTGTATACACTAATAAAAGAAAATAAAATAATACTCTATCTAGTAGGAGAATTTATATTATTGGTCGGCCAACAATAGTTGGCATGTCGAAAGACAACCCACTGCCCCGTCGTATAGTCCTCGCTGCGGCAGGAGCTTCGGCAACTGCTGGATTGACCTCGGTTGCCGCTGCTCGCGACGAGGATCAACAACGAACCCCGGACGAGATCGGGAGTGCAACCCGACACCTGACTGTCGAGATCGAACGATACGACGACAGGTCACCTGCCGTGGTCGTACCGGATCAGTTCGAGACGCTCGCTGACGATGCACAGTCGACGATCAACATCGCTATCGAAAACGGTCGAACCATCCGGTACGAACGACCGTGGGTTCGTGGTACTGGCTTCGTCGTCGACGACGAATATTACCAGTACGACGTTTCATTTTCCGGTCGTGAAACAAGAGAGACACCGGTACTCGTCGCCGAGTCCGTAGACGGAAAGGAGCTCGAAACGGACTCCGTCACCCCGGTCGACGAGTTCACCTCCGCTGCTTGGGAGGCAATTCACGGTGCGATCGGCCGCGAGCGGTATCTGCACCTGCTCGAAACGGACCCCGACACTTCAGTCGATGACGCAAAGCCCCGCCAGCGCGGGTACGTGTTCGGTTCGTCCGAGAACGTTCCGACCCAGTTGGCCGACGTGGATTTCCCCCACTACGTCCAAGACGAAACCGGAGATTATCACCGTCTTTTTCTCCGGCCGATGCAGGCGAGCGTAGAGGTCTACGATGTCCGTACCGAATCTGTCGCGAAGACGGCCGCGGAATTCGACGAGTGGTTCGCAACGGAGCAACTCGCGGTGGACGATCAATTATCGCTACTCTCAGCCCAGGAAGAAGAAGTTCTTATGGCCGCAAGTGAGGGGGGTATCACCGAGAAAGGTGAGCCGAACGAAGCAGTCGCACAGTTCCTCAAGCGCATCAACGTGGATCCGACTTCGACACTCGATGATCGTCGCTGGGCGAGAATCGGGTCGGAACTTCTGTTTATCGACGTCACAAGGGGGGTGGGTTGCTAATGTCCAGTCCGGCGTTGGATATAACGATGTTCCGGGACGAGGACGTCGACGATGACACCTTCAGCGTGGCGGTGGACGCCATTGGAAACCTCGCGGACCAACTTGGGACTGACTCTTCAGCCACCTCCCACGGCACACGAGATGGCCCCGATCATAATGATTACAGTGACTATCTGGATGAACTTGAGTACCGAAACATCCCAGGAGTACACGCTGACTTCGTCCCCGATGGTAATCAGGGACTTCTCCTCTACAAACGCGACCTGTCAAGCGAGGTCCCAGCGGGTGCTAGTCGGAGTTTTTTCCGATCCGATGATAGCTGCTACGCAGTTGCCAATGCGTACCTTATGGAGAGTTCTATCGGGAGCGAAAGTGCTTTCAGAAATATAGTCAAACACGAACTCCTCCACTCGTTGATGAACGGCGACGACAACTGCCCAGGAACGCACGTTTCGAGAAGTGACGACCACTCCTGTGGTCACGTTGAGGAATCCTGGTTTCAGGCCACCATTACGCCGATGGCGACGGGGTATGCACTTTCGCTCCCCGGGGTTGACACCAATCACCCCCCGTCCGAATTCTGTGGGTACGAAGGTGATCCTTCGGGGTCTCCCAACTGGACGCCTGACCTCTCTGGATGCACCGAATCAGAAGCTACTCGTTGGTTGAGTGACGAATATTGAACTGATGCCAAGCACACGTCGGTCGGTCCTCGGAAACGCGGCGGCCGTCGGAGCAATCTTGGCAGCCGGCTGTCTGGATATCGAAGGTGAAGAACCAAAGTACATCAGTATCAGCAATTGGCACGAAGACCCAATCACGATCGACGTAACGATCACCAACGTCGATACCGTGGAAGTCGTCTACGACGAGGCGCTGGAATTCGATGGCTTCGCTGGACCCGAGGAAGACGGGTCGCCACCGAGTAAAAAACCCGATCTCGGCATCGGAGCGGAGTTCGAGGCAACCGTGACCGCTGCCACCGACCGAGACAGCGTCGAACTCACCGACGACATCAGCCCAGGTGCTGGTGCCTGGATCCACGTTGGGCACACGCCCGACGCCAAACTCAGCATCTCGAGGGATGTCGTCTAATCCCCCGTCTATTCGGTGATCATCTCTGAACGTAGGGGAAAACGGACTTTCAGCTA contains these protein-coding regions:
- a CDS encoding CBS domain-containing protein, which gives rise to MSSDERTVVEDVMSTPLETVSADATVMEATQRMRETEINALVVRTSPRAIISSTDVLDAVAEGQDVTELVVSDVMTTDVETAAPDLYMEEVAAMMTTYGIKHLPVVDDDYVGMISSTDVTAHLS
- a CDS encoding rubrerythrin-like domain-containing protein; translation: MPHEQDVEGDTADIDSEFECLQCGTIVTAETHPGTCDDCGGDFQNRAKSLE
- a CDS encoding glucose 1-dehydrogenase; translation: MNAIAVEPGTGSPVLVERPRPEPESGEALVRTLRVGVDGTDHEVIAGHHGEVPDGEDRLVLGHEAVGVVEDPNDTSLEEGQYVVPTVRRPPAGLDNEYFEHDEPDMAPAGEYVERGIAGAHGFMAEYVTSPEEYLVPVPAELAPLGFLVEPISITEKAIEHAVASRSAFEWEPESALVLGNGSLGLLTLAMFETVLGIDRTYCLGRRDRPDPTIDIIDDLGSTYVDSRETPVSEIQSTHEAVDIVYEATGYPKHAFETVDALAPNGVGVLLGVPEPWTFEIDGGRLHREMVLHNKALIGTVNSHRGHFEAAVDTLAQLPDRVTDDLVTGIYDLENYESAFETNDGVIKTAVEFDQL
- a CDS encoding mandelate racemase/muconate lactonizing enzyme family protein is translated as MGVDYSTLHDPNAEYTMRELSAESMNVTRERGGGRDVEITDIQTTMVDGNFPWTLVRIYTDAGIVGTGEAYWGAGAPELVERMKPFLRGENPLDIDRLTEHLVQKMSGEGSIGGVTVTAIAGIEVALHDLAGKILETPAYQLLGGKYRDEVRVYCDCHTEEEADPVACADEAERVVEELGYDALKFDLDVPSGHEKDRANRHLRDVEIDHKVSIVEAVTERLGHRADVAFDCHWTFSAGSAKRLAKRLEEYNVWWLEDPVPPENHDVQREVTQSTTTPITAGENVYRKHGQRRLIEEQAVDIVAPDMPKVGGMRETRKIADLADLYYMPVAMHNVSSPVATMASAHVGAAIPNSLAVEYHSYELGWWGDLVEEDVIEDGYIEIPERPGLGVTLDMDAVAEHMVEGEELFDEE
- a CDS encoding bifunctional 4-hydroxy-2-oxoglutarate aldolase/2-dehydro-3-deoxy-phosphogluconate aldolase, which codes for MSQKRAVEDRIVESGVLAVLRGVDEDSIVPVARAIHEAGVGALEVTADGTRAAEKIAAVDRELEGTETVVGAGTVLDASSAESVIDAGASFVVSPHVDVDVVRTCNRHGVFVAPGVLTPTEAVTAMEAGADVLKMFPAKTVGPGHIGALQGPLGGVDIIPTGGVSRENVAEYFDAGALAVGAGGALVDYDAVSEGDMDQVRESAAAFVETVEDARSD
- the aroA gene encoding 3-phosphoshikimate 1-carboxyvinyltransferase; this encodes MHVTISPSSVEGTIRAPPSKSYTHRAILAAGYADRTSVRDALWSADTRATARAVELFGGDVDRRDGGTLEIEGFDGTPGVPADVIDCDNSGTTMRLVTATAALADGTSVLTGDESLRSRPQGPLLEAITDLGAQAASTRSNGQAPLVVTGPISGDAVSIPGDVSSQYVTALLMAGAVTDDGLELTLETELKSAPYVDITLELLEAFGVDARRTDDGFAVEGGQRYGAESGEYAVPGDFSSISYPLAAGAIAGENGVRIEGAQPSAQGDTAIVEIVDRMGASVDWDRDAGTIDVTTGSLEGIEVSVENTPDLLPTIATLGAVADGDTRITNAEHVRYKETDRVSAMAEELGKMGVETTEEPDSLTIHGSDSRLEGATVEGRGDHRIVMTLALAGLVADGETTITGAEHVDVSYPGFFDALEGLGASLERRRE